The DNA window TAGCataacaagtaaattttctGCCTGGTTTGTTTCAATTTAATTGTTCGGTGTTTCTGCTAGAAAATGTCTGGAATTATTCAAACATGTGCCTCTGTTTCTTGTAGTCAAGTCTTCCACAATTTTGATTTCcgagaaaataatataaaaatataacttacatAAATGTTGGATATCAACACTTTTGTCTAGCTATCAAAGCGAAAGGAACACAGGGTTACCTCCACAATTTTGTTGCCCGTTGGAAACTGGCAACTGTTTGGAAGCTCTCTCAGAAATTTCAGCCGCAACCAGACGGGATAACAGTAGTCCAGCAATAAGAGCTCCTAACATGAGCATCACAAATACCGTATCCCATCCTTTTGTTGAAAGAAAGCCAGTAAGTAAAGGGCCAAGAGCTGCACCAACAGATCCAGTGCCATCAATAATGGCAGTAACTGTGGCCAGCGCTCGAGAATTTCCCCTAAGAGAACTGTGTGTGCCAAGGTCTGCAGAAACTGCAGTGGTGATGAGTGCATAGGGTCCATTTACAAACAAGCCAGCAGTCATCATAAGAACAATGTTGACAGTTTTTGAAATGTTCCCATAAGAGCGATACAGAAGAAGGGAAGGAATCGCAGCATACATGAAGCAGGCTGCAGTTGTAGCCCGAGCACGGAGCTTATCAGATACATATCCAGCAAGGATTCCACCAAATATGCCCCCTACATCAAATAGAGTAGAGAGATTTCCAGCAGATTTTACTGAAACATACTCCCCACCAATTTCTGTGGAGTGATGAAACAAGGAACAAGTCACTTCTTAGTGATTGAACCATCCACAAATACACAAACACAACCAAgataacaaaacaaaatatttaagaGCACTCATGCAAGGAATAATTCTAGGAGCATGCACACAGAAGAGGGACTCGTAGAAGTGACCAATACATCAGCAGTCTCTTTTAAAATGCATTTCTTTTCACCTCTGTTTCTCTCTAACATTAAATAACAAGCAGAAAGAAAtgccatacaaaaaaaaaaaacaatatatccATTGAAAACGAGCCTCAGCTATAAGTGTGTCCTGTCCAAGTCTGATTTACATGAAGTTGCTTTTTTTATCATTGAACTTTTCAGCAAGTGGCTAAGCAGAGTGAGTAAGAAGTCAATCATACTTATAGCACATGAGACAATGAGTAGAATGATCTCTTAATTGTCCTCCATCCAATGATAAACAAACTCCCAATTTGTACTTTCAATTACACATCCATTGAGAGTGCGTCTACCAAACAATACTTTCTTTGTGTATCTTAAATTTGTTtgttaaaaacaaacaaaagccattagaaagaaaatatgacATGTATACAAACAGAGAGCAGGgtaattatacaaaaatacttgaTGCACAATATATGATAAATGTCATACTGCAATGATAAATGCACATACATACGCTCGGGACACATGTACAACTACACATTTATCGAACTGGGAAACCTAACAAGCTCTTAAACTCtggtaaaaaaatttgaattttgggcTTACAAAAAAACGTTATACATCAATCCCGAGATCATCATTTCTACTTTAAATCTTAAACTCTCTAGTGCAGATATTTTCGAGCATTGCTATGAGATGGTGCCTATCACCACCGTAAAGTGTAACTCTATAATTAATTAGCGattttctataatatttattaaagtaaaCCAAGTGGGACCCGATATTAAGTTacaccaataacaatattacaaTGACGAGAGTGCTAAGCACTATAGATACCCTTTAGCCTTACTCTTTCTGTTATAttaaagagaaatgctaaaagacaCCAGTGGTGTCTAGCACTAGTGCCCAATAAAAATACTCGAGACCTAAAGGCACCACACCGGCGCAATTAAATATTCGGATCCCGCATAATTGAATGTAATAACTTTCATTACTCTCTAATATTCAACAAGTTGGAGAGTTGCATTATGGTCTCTAACATTAATAGTTATGAATTGAAACCAAAAACCAATACATGAAATATTACCTGTTTGGCTTAAATAAAAGGGTAACCAGTAGAGAAACGTGTAGGCCACAAGCTTGGCAAAGAAGAGGCACAATGCAAAAGGAATCACACCCGGTATCATACAGGCCTGAACAAGTCCAACACTACTTCTACTCACTGACCCATGTGAAGGAAgaacaccaccaccaccattactttcccttTTCTCAATAGGACTTTCTTCCTCATTTGTAGCTGAGCCTTGAGAACACGAGAATCCAACATCCTCAGGATAAGCAGCTAAGAACATGTAAACAAGAATCCCACCCATCACAATCAATCCACCTGGAACAATGAAAGACCAACCCCAACCAAACTCCAAAACGCTAGCAGCTAGAAGTGAACCACTTATGTTACCAACAGAAGTATGAGCATTCCAAACACCCATTATCAAACCCCTCTTCCTCTTCCCAAACCAGTTTCCGATCACCGCCACAACCGAAGGCCACCCTGTGGCCTGAAACAAACCGGCAAGCATTTGCATAACTAGATAAAACCCAAAAGAGTGAACATTCCAAAAATATCCCATTCCAAACAAACACACAAAAATACCACTTCCAATCATCCCTGTCGTTAAGAACAATCGAAGATCCAAAGTGTCCCCCAAATGCCCAGCTACATACATCCCCAAAGAATAACATCCCAAAAAAGCTAGATCAATTTCCCCCAACTTCGATGTCCCATCTTTCCCATTAAACGGAGCCCAACCCTTCTCTCGAGACACATTTCTGTGCTCGTTAACAAATTCTTCCTTCTTCAAAAAGACCTCACCGATCGGCCAAGGGTAGAAACCAGTGACTAGACCGTTAACTTTAGTCGGGTCTGGATACAATACGCTCTTGACTATACTACTGGGCTTTCGGGAAGCATGGTAACATGCATAGGCTACAAAAGTAACTAACAACATCACATATCTGTAACTCGTAAGGCTCCAATCTTTACCTCTAATGGCTCTGACGAGCGAAATCCCAGGTGGGGTTCCCCTCATTGTGTCTGAATTTGCAATATTTTTTAGAATTTAGAGAAATGAAGCCTCATTGGAATTAGTAAccagagaaaaagaaagaaaagaaacagTAATCGATGAAACTGGGAGAAGAAACTTGATCAGATTAGAGAAGGGTGAGAGGAAAACCGAGGAAGGCGGGGAAAGACATGGAGAAGGAGGAGGGAGGGTGGAGGACACGTGGCGAGTGATGGTGAGAATTTGAAATGGTTAGGCGCCATCTTACCACGTGGCAACTCCTAACAACATGACTCATTTCATTTCAGTTCATGATAAGGAAGTTAGAATAGGAAGGaactgcttttttttttttttttttaaggtagcATAGTATTTTACAATTAAATAATAACTTAATAGTTTAAAAATTATGAGTTCGAACCATGATTTTTCCATTTTCCATTCTATTCCTAATTCATGTTTGTCTGAGAGCCAATAGAACTGAACATTAGCTCGGCATGTTCTTTAAGTGGATAGAAAACTAGTATAATTTGATAAATTACTTGAGATTTTATAAGACTTGTTTATATGacattataatttcttttttaaataaagttattcattgttaaaaaaaaaaaaaaaatgttagccTTAATGACttttaaataaatagaattttaccaataaaaaaataactttgtaaatttttcaataaatttttataaatttttgtctttttataaattttttttttcattttataattttaatttgttttacaatttttttatgatttttttttcacaaatttttttacaattattttgtataattcttttcttttacaattttttttacaatttatataagtttttttatcttttattaccTTTTGTGGTACTTAACACCAATAACAATATGCTactatttgataatttttttacaataacTTCTGTGGAGTTTTTTTGTTTAGTGatcttaattctttttttttatatatatatataattttttatacaatattttttctGGTGAATcatgtatttattattattattattattattattattattattattattatttgacacTTTGAGATGTCTAACATTATACAAATATGACACTTAATAATTGATTagtattttctaatattattcactaaattaaaatatgtgtgACCGAATAATAAAATACACCAATAACGGTATGCCACCATTTATGGTATTTAGCCCATTCCTTagtatttttcttattatttttaataaatggtGTATAATTTGAGCTAAAAAATGAGTCAAATTATATTTGGCCTTAATTTTATAACAGTGCTTTAATGCATTTAGGATAAAATTAACTCTTTTTTGATAGAAAtgtgtaaaaaattaaacaaagtaTTAAATTTgtactaaattatataaaaattctattaaatatataaataaaatgtaaaaattgattaattacattaataagtGGCCaagagtaaataaaaaaaagtaatatttattaTGATATAAAATTTGGCACATACtatattttgtattaaatttaaCACAACTTTTAGTAGGTGCTAATTTTGGACCActttatataccactattagaGTTCACTTTTATAAAGAGGACTTGAAATATGCATATACGCGACATTTTTAGCTCTCCATTAGATCTGCTCTTAATATGTACATATCTTTAatcattttaattataattttaattttttttattatacataatttttaattttttttttttacttattacgCACCGCTTAAATGAAGTTTTCTTATAGTCTTTGCTCTTATGTATTTTCTCAAGCTAAATAAGATTATCAgagtaatttgtattttttttttttttggccatGTTTGGAGT is part of the Cannabis sativa cultivar Pink pepper isolate KNU-18-1 chromosome 5, ASM2916894v1, whole genome shotgun sequence genome and encodes:
- the LOC115716565 gene encoding putative glycerol-3-phosphate transporter 4, with the translated sequence MRGTPPGISLVRAIRGKDWSLTSYRYVMLLVTFVAYACYHASRKPSSIVKSVLYPDPTKVNGLVTGFYPWPIGEVFLKKEEFVNEHRNVSREKGWAPFNGKDGTSKLGEIDLAFLGCYSLGMYVAGHLGDTLDLRLFLTTGMIGSGIFVCLFGMGYFWNVHSFGFYLVMQMLAGLFQATGWPSVVAVIGNWFGKRKRGLIMGVWNAHTSVGNISGSLLAASVLEFGWGWSFIVPGGLIVMGGILVYMFLAAYPEDVGFSCSQGSATNEEESPIEKRESNGGGGVLPSHGSVSRSSVGLVQACMIPGVIPFALCLFFAKLVAYTFLYWLPFYLSQTEIGGEYVSVKSAGNLSTLFDVGGIFGGILAGYVSDKLRARATTAACFMYAAIPSLLLYRSYGNISKTVNIVLMMTAGLFVNGPYALITTAVSADLGTHSSLRGNSRALATVTAIIDGTGSVGAALGPLLTGFLSTKGWDTVFVMLMLGALIAGLLLSRLVAAEISERASKQLPVSNGQQNCGASASQPLLGDQR